From a single Peromyscus maniculatus bairdii isolate BWxNUB_F1_BW_parent chromosome 4, HU_Pman_BW_mat_3.1, whole genome shotgun sequence genomic region:
- the LOC102923240 gene encoding olfactory receptor 5AL1-like — translation MAKGNHSAVTEFILLGLTEDPELEVILFVILLIIYLFSVMSNLGLVLLIQISPQLQSPMYFFLSHLAFVDFCYTSCVTPNALVNFLREIKSISFYGCAAQVCFFTTFSVCEVFLLSVMAYDRYVAICNPLLYVIIMPRRLCFQIAITTYLYAFVTALIQTVTTFLLSFCDSNLVNQFFCEDIPLMALACSSTQVKELMLLSMAGFNICCSLLIVLVSYLFIVSAILKKHSGEGRQKVFSTCASHLSSIAIYYGTIIFMYLQPESSHSLNTDKFAAVFYVVIIPMLNPLIYSLRNKEVKNALKRSIEKIPLSISK, via the coding sequence ATGGCCAAAGGCAACCACTCAGCAGTAACAGAGTTCATCCTCTTGGGGCTTACAGAAGATCCTGAACTTGAAGTCATTCTCTTTGTAATCCTTCTTATCATTTACTTGTTTAGTGTCATGAGTAACCTAGGATTAGTCTTGTTAATCCAAATCAGCCCTCAGCTTCAGTCCcccatgtatttcttcctcaGCCATCTGGCTTTTGTTGATTTCTGTTACACCTCTTGTGTCACTCCAAATGCTCTGGTAAATTTTCTGCGTGAGATTAAAAGCATCTCGTTTTATGGATGTGCAGCTCAAGTGTGTTTCTTCaccacattttctgtgtgtgaagtcttcctgctgtctgtaaTGGCCTATGATAggtatgtggccatctgcaaccCTTTGCTCTATGTAATCATCATGCCGAGGAGACTCTGCTTTCAAATCGCCATTACCACATACCTTTATGCATTTGTCACAGCACTTATTCAGACAGTGACAACGttccttttgtctttctgtgactCCAACCTAGTGAACCAGTTCTTCTGTGAGGACATTCCTCTCATGGCTCTAGCTTGCTCAAGCACTCAAGTCAAGGAACTGATGTTGCTAAGCATGGCTGGGTTCAACATATGCTGCTCTCTCCTCATCGTCCTCGTCTCTTACCTATTCATCGTGTCTGCAATCCTGAAGAAGCACTCAGGGGAAGGGAGACAGAAAGTCTTCTCCACCTGTGCTTCTCACTTGTCTTCTATTGCCATATACTATGGGACAATAATTTTTATGTACTTACAACCTGAATCTAGCCATTCCCTAAATACAGACAAATTTGCTGCTGTGTTTTATGTAGTGATAATACCCATGCTAAACCCATTAATATATAGTTTAAGGAATAAGGAGGTGAAAAATGCATTAAAGAGAAGTATAGAGAAGATTCCTCTGAGTATTAGTAAATGA